Genomic segment of Kingella negevensis:
CCATCATCTCGCCAAAGCTCAAATCAAACATGATTACACTTGCTTATCGTTTTGATGTTCAATCACATCTTCTTTTTTCGCTGCGTTTTCAGGCTGCGTACCTTTTTCCAAACCTTCTTTGAAATCGTGTACCGCAGTACCTAAATCTTTGCCGACATTGCCTAATTTTTTCGTGCCAAACACCAGCACCACAATTACCAAAACAATCAGCCAATGCCAAATTGATGTCAAACCCATTTTAAATTCCTTTCAAAAAAACTTTTCAGGCTGCGATGTA
This window contains:
- the tatA gene encoding Sec-independent protein translocase subunit TatA gives rise to the protein MGLTSIWHWLIVLVIVVLVFGTKKLGNVGKDLGTAVHDFKEGLEKGTQPENAAKKEDVIEHQNDKQV